In Leptospira sp. WS58.C1, a single genomic region encodes these proteins:
- the rpsT gene encoding 30S ribosomal protein S20 → MANIKSSEKDIRRTKRRNAANSQNRNRLRTQAKKILKALQDGEKDSLKSLFSQYSSLLDKAAKTNLIHSRNADRKKSRMALRINQAATA, encoded by the coding sequence TTGGCGAATATTAAATCTTCAGAAAAAGATATCCGTAGAACGAAACGCAGGAATGCGGCGAATTCTCAAAACAGGAATCGCCTTAGAACCCAAGCTAAAAAGATCCTGAAAGCGCTCCAAGACGGAGAGAAAGACTCCTTAAAATCTTTGTTCAGTCAATATTCTTCTCTTCTGGACAAAGCTGCGAAAACCAACCTGATCCACTCTAGAAATGCGGACCGCAAAAAGAGTCGGATGGCATTGCGTATCAATCAGGCTGCAACCGCATAA
- a CDS encoding tetratricopeptide repeat protein, whose protein sequence is MKIVYTFFIILFIPISWALGEGMPEDYPEIKKVLESGNFTQAQEMLDPLLQSKPSDPTLALYQAEIWIRKAESYYQEGRKLSAFEFFKKAYEVWPNHSLVRNRYWELHGKPLKDSMPNSQNRNSSTNFSGKTATNQKTVFVFDPELQELSAELKEEMKKNISDLQAQRAASEDHRSWETKPWMKWIWLSVGSAIGFLVGISASIFLRRKV, encoded by the coding sequence ATGAAAATAGTATATACATTTTTTATAATTTTATTTATTCCCATTTCTTGGGCACTTGGAGAAGGAATGCCGGAAGACTATCCTGAGATCAAAAAAGTTCTCGAATCGGGGAACTTTACCCAAGCGCAGGAGATGTTAGATCCTTTACTTCAATCCAAACCTTCCGACCCTACTTTGGCATTATACCAGGCTGAAATATGGATACGTAAGGCGGAATCGTACTACCAAGAAGGAAGGAAACTTTCTGCATTCGAATTTTTTAAAAAAGCCTACGAGGTTTGGCCGAATCATAGTTTAGTCCGTAATAGATATTGGGAACTGCATGGAAAACCGCTAAAAGATTCTATGCCAAATTCTCAGAACCGAAACTCAAGCACCAACTTTTCAGGAAAGACCGCTACCAATCAGAAAACGGTTTTTGTGTTTGATCCGGAACTCCAAGAGCTTTCCGCAGAATTAAAGGAAGAGATGAAAAAAAATATCTCAGATTTGCAAGCTCAAAGGGCAGCATCGGAAGATCATAGATCGTGGGAAACAAAGCCCTGGATGAAATGGATATGGCTTTCCGTAGGCTCCGCAATCGGATTCCTAGTCGGTATTTCAGCCTCCATTTTTTTGCGTCGAAAAGTCTAG
- the glmM gene encoding phosphoglucosamine mutase, with translation MALNHQKPVFQHPDLMVSVSGIRGIIPTGLSPDVIFHSLMAFGSRLKGNAVVIGRDSRPSGAYIENIAIGIMLAMGKNVIRLGIVPTPTVKAVVAQSGAAGGIMISASHNPVIWNAFKFIGPGGFFTNAQDLEGLLDLVRKEDYKPFQFKPNTNVEDGTDRIQAHIDSVLARVNVSAIKRKKFTVFLDAVNGGGSFVLPELLRRLGCKVILQHCTPDGTFPRPPEPTPEALKQSSRLIKKSKADIGFALDPDADRLVVLSPKKGAISEELTLPLSFMSYLGSNSLPKKASITVNLSTSFVNDWVADSVGIPTYRSKVGEANVVAEMIHRKSVFGGEGNGGVIDPAIPSFGRDSLSGVAHILNLLALKGEDAETVIGSLPAVYMRKIAYKIAGQKTEQIYSKFRSAFSEYKEDSRDGLRLANQDSWIHIRPSNTEPILRLIGEARTKKDLESLLNKAGKIMENS, from the coding sequence ATGGCTCTAAATCATCAAAAACCGGTCTTCCAACACCCGGATTTGATGGTCTCCGTGTCCGGAATCCGGGGAATCATTCCCACCGGATTAAGTCCCGACGTAATTTTCCATTCTCTCATGGCCTTCGGGTCCAGACTCAAAGGAAACGCAGTCGTCATCGGAAGGGATTCTCGTCCGAGCGGAGCTTATATAGAAAATATCGCGATCGGGATCATGCTCGCCATGGGCAAAAATGTGATCCGTCTCGGGATTGTTCCAACTCCTACCGTCAAGGCGGTGGTGGCTCAATCAGGGGCGGCAGGTGGGATCATGATTTCCGCTTCTCATAATCCGGTGATCTGGAATGCATTTAAGTTTATCGGACCTGGCGGGTTTTTTACGAATGCCCAAGACTTAGAGGGTCTTTTGGATCTGGTCCGAAAAGAAGATTATAAACCTTTCCAATTCAAACCGAATACGAATGTGGAAGATGGTACCGATAGGATCCAAGCCCATATTGATTCCGTTTTAGCTCGGGTAAACGTGTCCGCGATCAAACGGAAAAAATTCACCGTATTTTTAGATGCAGTCAATGGCGGGGGGAGCTTCGTTTTACCGGAATTGTTAAGGCGCTTGGGTTGTAAGGTGATTTTGCAGCACTGTACTCCCGACGGAACATTTCCTCGTCCTCCTGAACCTACGCCGGAAGCGCTCAAACAATCATCTCGTCTGATCAAAAAGTCCAAGGCGGATATCGGTTTTGCTTTGGATCCGGATGCGGATAGACTTGTCGTTTTATCTCCTAAAAAAGGAGCTATCTCCGAAGAATTAACTCTTCCCCTTAGCTTTATGTCCTACCTTGGTTCCAATTCCCTGCCGAAGAAGGCATCCATCACGGTAAACCTCTCTACTAGCTTTGTGAACGATTGGGTTGCGGATTCTGTTGGAATTCCGACTTATCGATCTAAGGTGGGGGAAGCCAATGTTGTGGCAGAAATGATACACCGTAAGTCGGTTTTCGGCGGAGAAGGGAATGGAGGAGTGATCGATCCGGCAATTCCTTCTTTTGGAAGGGATTCTCTTTCGGGGGTGGCTCATATACTGAATCTGCTTGCCCTAAAGGGGGAAGATGCTGAAACTGTGATCGGTAGTCTTCCTGCGGTCTATATGCGCAAGATCGCCTACAAAATCGCGGGGCAGAAGACGGAGCAGATTTATTCTAAGTTTCGCAGCGCCTTCTCCGAATATAAAGAAGATTCGAGAGACGGTTTACGTTTAGCGAACCAGGACTCTTGGATACATATTCGACCCTCGAATACCGAGCCGATCCTCCGGTTGATTGGAGAGGCCAGAACCAAAAAGGATCTGGAATCCCTTTTAAATAAAGCCGGAAAGATCATGGAGAATTCATAA
- a CDS encoding P-II family nitrogen regulator → MKLIVAIIQPHKLEEVKAELTKNEIYRLTVSDVQGYGQQKGKTEVFRGHEYQVNLLRKVRLEIAVNDEFVKPTVDAILKAAKTGDGKIGDGKILILPLEDVIRIRTGERGSSAI, encoded by the coding sequence ATGAAATTAATCGTAGCAATTATCCAGCCCCATAAACTGGAAGAGGTTAAAGCGGAGCTTACTAAGAATGAAATTTATAGACTTACCGTAAGCGACGTGCAAGGCTACGGGCAGCAAAAAGGTAAAACCGAAGTATTTCGTGGACATGAATACCAAGTAAACCTGCTAAGAAAAGTAAGATTGGAGATCGCGGTAAATGACGAGTTCGTTAAACCTACCGTTGATGCAATCTTGAAAGCTGCCAAAACCGGTGACGGAAAGATCGGAGACGGAAAGATCCTAATTCTTCCGCTCGAAGATGTGATCCGTATTCGCACCGGAGAAAGAGGAAGCTCAGCGATTTAA
- the glmS gene encoding glutamine--fructose-6-phosphate transaminase (isomerizing) — MCGIVGYAGDKNVESVLIVGLIGLEYRGYDSAGIAVLDKGEIQVRKQKGKIKDLENYLKEHPIRGNVGIGHTRWATHGEPNQINAHPHTDSKSTVAVVHNGIIENYSELRQELKQKGFVFHSMTDTEVLPNLLAESRKRGLSNKEAFLDLFNRVHGKWAIAVVFDNEPDRVYFAQDGAPLLLGRGKEEYYLASDISPLTRNCREVYYINSKEWGYFTKTECKIFGFDGSEKEIEFKKQDIKFEDVDKGGYPHFMIKEIHEQPGIFRRIIQSRISEAGEIEFPESTISREMMSKVNRIIIQAAGTSYYAGMLGKHYLENFAKIQTDTETSSEFRYRNPVVEGDTLIVGISQSGETADTLASLLEAKAKFIKVLSLVNNVNSTIARESDSFIRTDAGPEIGVASTKAFTAQVINLLLFSLYVARLKWIVSDEELRTLIEEIRLLPGKMERILAQAHILETWAADFTKTKDFVFLGRTYNHPVALEGALKLKEVSYIHASGYAGGEFKHGPIALITNEVPVVCIATKSEIYSKMLSNIQEIKARNGIIISIVTEGDREAKELSDYCFEVPDCPEILSPILNVLPLQLLAYYSAVARGCPPDQPRNLAKSVTVE, encoded by the coding sequence ATGTGTGGAATCGTAGGATACGCTGGTGATAAAAACGTAGAATCCGTGCTCATAGTAGGGCTCATCGGCTTGGAGTATCGTGGATACGATTCGGCCGGGATCGCGGTCCTGGACAAAGGAGAGATCCAAGTCCGCAAACAAAAAGGTAAAATTAAGGATCTGGAAAATTACCTAAAAGAACATCCGATCCGAGGTAATGTGGGTATAGGCCATACTCGCTGGGCTACTCACGGTGAACCTAACCAGATCAATGCTCACCCTCATACCGATTCCAAATCCACCGTTGCAGTAGTTCATAACGGAATTATAGAAAATTATTCGGAGCTTCGCCAAGAACTGAAACAAAAAGGTTTTGTATTTCATAGTATGACGGATACGGAAGTTCTCCCCAATCTTTTGGCGGAGAGCAGAAAAAGAGGCTTATCCAATAAGGAAGCTTTTTTAGATCTATTTAATAGAGTTCACGGTAAATGGGCGATCGCAGTCGTATTCGACAACGAGCCGGATCGAGTGTATTTTGCCCAGGACGGCGCACCTTTACTATTAGGAAGAGGTAAGGAAGAATATTATCTTGCTTCCGATATTTCTCCTCTTACTCGAAACTGCAGAGAAGTCTATTATATCAACTCCAAGGAATGGGGATATTTTACAAAAACCGAATGTAAGATCTTCGGGTTCGACGGTTCCGAAAAAGAGATCGAATTCAAAAAGCAAGATATCAAGTTCGAGGACGTCGACAAAGGCGGTTATCCTCATTTTATGATCAAGGAAATCCACGAACAGCCCGGGATCTTCCGCCGTATCATCCAGTCTCGTATCAGCGAAGCCGGAGAGATAGAATTTCCGGAGAGTACGATTTCCAGAGAAATGATGTCCAAGGTAAATCGTATCATCATTCAAGCAGCCGGAACCAGCTACTATGCGGGAATGCTTGGAAAACATTATCTCGAAAATTTCGCAAAGATCCAAACGGATACGGAAACCTCTTCCGAGTTCCGTTACCGAAACCCTGTGGTGGAAGGTGATACGCTGATCGTAGGGATTTCTCAATCCGGAGAAACTGCGGATACTCTTGCTTCTTTACTGGAAGCTAAGGCAAAATTTATCAAAGTTCTTTCCTTGGTAAATAATGTGAACTCCACCATCGCAAGGGAATCCGATTCATTTATCAGAACGGATGCAGGACCGGAGATCGGCGTTGCGAGTACAAAGGCGTTTACTGCACAGGTAATCAACCTTCTTCTTTTTTCCTTATATGTAGCTCGTTTGAAATGGATCGTTTCCGACGAAGAACTCAGGACTTTAATTGAAGAGATCCGACTTCTCCCAGGCAAAATGGAAAGGATTTTAGCTCAGGCCCATATCTTGGAAACTTGGGCGGCGGATTTTACTAAAACCAAAGATTTTGTATTTTTAGGAAGGACCTATAATCATCCGGTTGCGTTAGAAGGTGCCTTGAAATTAAAAGAGGTCTCTTACATTCACGCTTCCGGTTACGCCGGCGGGGAATTCAAACACGGGCCGATCGCACTCATTACAAACGAAGTGCCGGTCGTATGTATCGCGACCAAATCCGAAATTTATAGCAAAATGCTTTCCAATATCCAGGAAATCAAGGCAAGAAACGGGATCATTATCTCCATCGTAACGGAAGGGGACAGGGAAGCAAAAGAGCTTTCCGACTACTGTTTTGAAGTTCCGGACTGTCCGGAAATTTTGAGTCCGATCCTGAATGTTCTTCCTCTCCAACTTCTGGCCTATTATTCTGCCGTTGCTAGGGGTTGTCCTCCGGACCAACCGAGAAACCTAGCGAAGTCCGTCACAGTGGAGTAG
- a CDS encoding ammonium transporter produces MKIAQKLIALLILIAPVLIWGQDATPTPEAAPAPPLDKGDTAWMIVASTFVFFMIPGLALFYGGIVRSKNVLSTMMHSFVAILVLTIQWTVFGYSFAFSGDNPFYGNFDLFLLNGITDETLEGTIPKYIHFLFQGMFALITPALISGAIAERVKLSGYIVFILAWSTLVYDPVAHWVWSADGWLFKKTALDFAGGTVVHLISGIAGLAAAIVLGKRKGEGAALIAPNNLTYTLIGAGFLWFGWFGFNAGSGLAANGQAARAFVVTLVAPATAGAIWLLIEYLHTKKATALGAASGIVAGLVVITPAAGFVDATGALIMGALVSPICYGAILLKGKLGYDDSLDAFGIHGVGGAIGAILTGVFALAQYIPEGVTRGDQIIVQVISVVATGAYSIVVSLILVFIIEKTIGFRISEEKEIAGLDSEIHGEKGYII; encoded by the coding sequence ATGAAAATTGCCCAAAAACTTATCGCGCTCTTGATCTTAATCGCTCCAGTACTGATCTGGGGTCAAGACGCTACACCTACACCGGAAGCCGCGCCCGCTCCCCCTTTGGATAAAGGGGATACCGCATGGATGATCGTGGCTTCCACTTTCGTGTTCTTTATGATCCCGGGACTTGCATTGTTCTATGGCGGTATCGTACGATCAAAGAACGTTCTCTCTACAATGATGCACAGCTTTGTCGCAATCCTTGTGCTAACTATTCAATGGACAGTATTCGGATATAGCTTCGCATTCTCAGGCGATAATCCGTTTTACGGCAATTTTGATCTCTTTTTGTTGAACGGAATTACCGACGAAACTTTGGAGGGGACAATTCCAAAATATATCCACTTCCTGTTCCAAGGTATGTTTGCGCTGATCACTCCGGCATTGATTTCCGGTGCGATCGCAGAAAGAGTGAAACTTTCCGGATATATCGTATTCATTCTGGCGTGGTCTACCTTGGTTTACGACCCTGTTGCACACTGGGTATGGTCCGCTGACGGTTGGCTTTTCAAAAAGACTGCTCTTGACTTTGCCGGTGGAACAGTGGTTCACTTGATTTCCGGTATCGCAGGTTTGGCAGCAGCCATCGTATTAGGAAAACGTAAAGGAGAAGGCGCTGCCTTGATCGCTCCGAACAATTTGACTTACACTTTGATCGGTGCGGGATTCCTTTGGTTCGGATGGTTCGGATTTAACGCGGGCTCCGGTCTGGCGGCAAACGGACAGGCAGCAAGAGCTTTCGTTGTAACTTTAGTCGCTCCTGCAACTGCAGGTGCTATTTGGTTACTGATCGAGTATCTTCATACTAAAAAAGCTACCGCTTTGGGAGCAGCTTCGGGGATCGTTGCTGGTCTGGTTGTGATCACTCCTGCAGCAGGCTTTGTGGACGCTACCGGCGCATTGATCATGGGAGCGCTTGTTTCCCCGATTTGTTACGGAGCAATCCTATTAAAAGGAAAACTCGGCTATGATGATTCCCTGGACGCTTTCGGAATTCACGGCGTAGGTGGAGCTATCGGTGCGATCCTTACAGGTGTATTCGCACTTGCGCAATATATACCTGAAGGAGTTACTCGTGGAGACCAGATCATCGTTCAGGTTATCAGTGTAGTAGCAACCGGTGCTTACTCTATCGTAGTATCCTTGATCTTAGTGTTTATCATAGAGAAAACAATCGGATTCAGGATTTCCGAGGAGAAAGAGATAGCTGGACTCGATTCAGAGATTCACGGAGAAAAAGGTTATATTATATAA
- a CDS encoding kelch repeat-containing protein — protein MKLKNVYVAVLGFWAVFFIRCENSPFLEGTNNTTNKVEWFHISLGAKQTTLNWSCSSSTKAWLAYGKHTPDSFKASMMNEKIHSVQMDHLEPNTDYMAYPYCGEMSEEKIFSVPFKTWISDDPIKTRGIWIVGGIGADRKPVAEIDLYDPVENKWYPAVSRMPTPRAYASVVNHKGIIFVIGGIIDVSGAFVISNKVEAYDPISNTWRSYADLPTNIQGAVATSVENNIYVLAGTTTMDMTTGTLTNQVYKLFPDIPEGSAGTWVNYTSSTNIYKKIDMSGCTIGGTLFFTGGRFFNSGNPDPSSDVYVPSANAVTSFNEPSLTGDSRHGAGIACIRPQAGDPYPADRSGVIAAGGSTTGSITQPAGIISPSFQFDYLSTEPTAASFTAGPSIPIARYFPSAEYSYENRKAYVMGGAVSLNVPSTNVYAIEVNLSGAVGGPWETSGLASMPRARYAHSAVIISR, from the coding sequence ATGAAATTGAAAAATGTATATGTTGCGGTCTTAGGTTTTTGGGCTGTCTTCTTTATCCGATGTGAAAACTCTCCGTTCTTGGAAGGAACAAATAATACCACGAATAAAGTTGAGTGGTTCCACATTTCTTTAGGAGCGAAACAAACCACATTAAATTGGAGTTGCTCATCCTCTACTAAAGCTTGGCTTGCTTACGGTAAACACACTCCCGATTCCTTTAAGGCATCCATGATGAACGAAAAAATCCACTCAGTCCAAATGGACCATCTGGAACCTAATACCGATTACATGGCTTATCCTTACTGTGGAGAAATGTCCGAAGAAAAAATTTTTTCCGTCCCATTCAAAACATGGATCAGCGATGATCCGATTAAGACCAGGGGAATTTGGATAGTTGGTGGGATAGGCGCAGATAGAAAGCCCGTAGCCGAAATCGATTTATACGATCCTGTAGAAAACAAATGGTATCCAGCGGTCTCTCGTATGCCTACTCCTAGAGCTTATGCTTCGGTTGTGAACCATAAAGGAATTATCTTCGTAATCGGAGGTATTATCGACGTCTCCGGTGCTTTCGTCATTAGTAATAAAGTGGAAGCATACGATCCGATTTCAAACACTTGGAGATCTTACGCCGATTTACCTACAAATATCCAGGGAGCCGTAGCAACTTCGGTAGAGAATAATATTTATGTTCTTGCAGGTACCACTACAATGGATATGACTACGGGGACTTTAACAAATCAAGTCTACAAATTATTTCCAGATATTCCGGAAGGGAGTGCAGGGACTTGGGTAAACTATACCTCTTCCACAAATATATACAAAAAGATCGATATGTCGGGATGTACGATCGGGGGAACATTATTTTTCACCGGAGGTCGCTTCTTCAATAGCGGAAATCCGGATCCTTCTTCCGATGTTTATGTTCCTTCTGCAAATGCGGTTACTTCTTTTAATGAACCTAGTTTAACCGGTGACTCTAGACATGGTGCAGGGATTGCCTGCATTCGTCCTCAAGCGGGAGATCCTTATCCGGCAGATCGAAGCGGAGTGATTGCAGCAGGAGGTTCCACTACGGGAAGTATTACCCAACCTGCAGGTATTATTAGTCCGAGTTTTCAATTCGATTATTTAAGTACCGAACCGACAGCCGCTTCCTTTACCGCAGGACCTTCCATCCCGATCGCAAGATATTTTCCATCCGCCGAATATTCTTACGAAAATAGAAAGGCTTACGTCATGGGAGGAGCGGTTAGTTTAAACGTTCCAAGCACGAACGTTTATGCTATCGAAGTCAATCTATCCGGAGCAGTAGGGGGTCCTTGGGAAACTTCCGGGTTAGCCTCAATGCCGAGGGCAAGATATGCCCATTCTGCAGTGATCATCAGCAGGTAA
- a CDS encoding GlmU family protein translates to MGRIQRIWIDERETPPGLGALTRIRSFSEIRDGVLTPLQRLKEQYPDSKILYSNSNSAFEKTFFERNPKISEYDGKDVDLIIRPEDFLPWKSLESVGKNIDQDLENHKDLRKWARKLKVKSGDFQVVGKSKHVHIHPSAKIYPGVVIDVTSGPVIIDKDAKVTSFSFLEGPLYIGQGTHVDNARITGNTSIGNVCRIGGEVGDSIILDFTNKHHEGFLGHSVVGSWVNLGALSTTSDLKNNYGVVKIREENTEITTGSIKFGSIIGDFSKIGIGVMLNTGTVVDFGCNVVSSRVSGYLPPFIWADGQPYILDLFLRDSRKIMARRNRELSHSESELIRILYETKVRK, encoded by the coding sequence GTGGGCAGAATTCAGAGAATTTGGATCGATGAGAGGGAAACACCTCCCGGTTTGGGGGCTTTAACCAGAATTCGATCTTTCTCGGAGATTCGAGACGGGGTTTTAACTCCACTCCAACGTTTAAAAGAGCAGTATCCGGATTCTAAGATACTATATTCTAACTCGAACTCCGCTTTCGAGAAAACTTTCTTTGAAAGAAACCCAAAAATTTCGGAATACGATGGAAAGGACGTAGATTTGATCATTCGTCCTGAGGATTTTCTTCCTTGGAAATCCTTGGAGTCTGTCGGTAAAAACATAGACCAAGACTTGGAAAATCATAAGGACTTACGTAAATGGGCCCGAAAACTTAAGGTAAAGTCCGGGGATTTCCAAGTAGTAGGAAAATCCAAACACGTTCATATCCATCCTTCCGCTAAAATTTATCCAGGTGTGGTCATCGACGTAACCTCAGGACCTGTAATCATAGACAAGGATGCAAAAGTAACTTCTTTCAGTTTTTTAGAAGGTCCGTTGTACATAGGCCAAGGTACTCATGTGGACAACGCTCGTATCACCGGAAACACTTCCATAGGGAATGTGTGCAGGATAGGTGGCGAAGTCGGGGACAGTATTATATTAGATTTTACGAATAAACATCACGAAGGTTTCTTAGGACATTCCGTGGTGGGAAGCTGGGTCAACCTAGGCGCATTATCCACCACCTCCGATCTAAAAAATAACTACGGTGTAGTTAAGATTAGGGAAGAAAATACGGAGATCACAACAGGTTCCATCAAGTTCGGTTCCATCATCGGAGATTTTTCTAAAATAGGGATCGGAGTGATGTTGAATACCGGAACAGTGGTAGACTTCGGATGTAATGTGGTTTCTTCCAGGGTGAGTGGATATCTTCCTCCTTTTATTTGGGCGGACGGTCAGCCTTATATCTTGGATCTATTCTTACGTGATTCACGCAAGATCATGGCAAGAAGGAACAGAGAACTTTCTCATTCCGAATCGGAACTTATTAGAATTTTATACGAAACCAAGGTCCGGAAATAA
- a CDS encoding SH3 domain-containing protein, which translates to MFYLTVLLGCFSNYQSAYVNNGTGLGIRSAPKLSSKKMGIIPYKGEVKILDKDQRLVHIDGFENYWYKIKSEEGEGWVFGGYLSFKHPDLLPPGSNSYTGLVYRHPIQSLKLIRSDVINEDLFLNLYEADLKHIFAFLERKKQLSEDLIEWRILHAITLDIPEKDEEILNRVTAQCRTPGLDGKEIILAILKIQIRKTGVIIGNHYELVLDKLKIRIAWTLSEDESFLQPVLKTKGIQCTIFDPGNRLKGISE; encoded by the coding sequence GTGTTTTACCTAACGGTTTTGTTAGGATGTTTTTCTAATTACCAATCCGCATACGTAAATAACGGAACCGGTCTTGGGATCCGTTCCGCGCCTAAACTTTCTTCCAAAAAGATGGGAATTATTCCTTATAAAGGAGAAGTGAAAATCTTAGATAAAGATCAGAGATTGGTACACATCGACGGGTTCGAAAATTATTGGTACAAGATCAAAAGTGAAGAAGGAGAAGGTTGGGTTTTCGGAGGATATTTGAGTTTTAAACATCCGGACCTTTTGCCTCCAGGTTCTAATTCTTATACAGGATTGGTCTATCGTCATCCCATTCAGTCGCTGAAACTAATTCGTAGCGATGTAATAAACGAAGATTTGTTCTTAAATTTATACGAAGCGGACTTAAAACATATATTCGCATTTTTAGAAAGAAAGAAGCAGTTATCTGAAGATCTAATCGAATGGAGGATTCTGCATGCGATCACTTTGGATATCCCGGAAAAAGACGAAGAAATATTGAATCGAGTTACTGCCCAATGTCGTACTCCAGGGTTAGATGGAAAAGAGATCATTCTTGCGATCTTAAAGATCCAAATCCGAAAGACCGGAGTAATCATCGGAAATCATTATGAGCTGGTCTTGGACAAGTTGAAAATCCGCATAGCCTGGACTTTAAGCGAAGACGAGTCCTTTTTACAACCAGTTCTGAAAACGAAAGGAATACAATGTACAATCTTCGATCCGGGCAATCGACTAAAGGGGATCTCGGAGTGA
- a CDS encoding carboxyl transferase domain-containing protein, whose translation MEVLESRISTSSPEYKENYKDLSEKVADIRKLLQKAGLGGGEKSIQKHKSRGKLTARERVQGLIDPNTPFLEFSALAGEKVYADDVPSAGIVTGIGKISGTPCVIVANDATVKGGTYYPLTVKKHIRAQEIALENRLPCIYLVDSGGAFLPMQDEVFPDKWHFGRIFYNQANLSRLGIPQISIVMGSCTAGGAYIPAMSDESVIVKGNGTIFLGGPPLVKAATGEIVTPEELGGADVHCRISGVTDHYAENDPHALEIARHIVSSLGARAKKLEEHIHYEEPLYPAEEIYGIIQKDIRKPYDVREVIARVVDGSRFQEFKKYYGTTIVTGFANIYGKTVGIIANNGVLFSESSLKAAHFIQLCNQREIPLLFLQNITGFMVGKKYENSGIAKDGAKMVNAVSTSVVPKYTVVIGGSYGAGNYGMCGRAFGPRFLWMWPNARISVMGGEQAANVLLTVKQEQLEKEGKSLSDAEQAEFKRPILEDYDNRSSCIYSTARLWDDGVLDPARTREVLGLALYSDLSPKGIEPSYAIFRM comes from the coding sequence ATGGAAGTTTTGGAATCGCGTATTAGTACGTCTTCCCCCGAATATAAAGAGAATTATAAGGACCTTTCAGAGAAGGTCGCGGATATACGTAAACTTCTCCAAAAAGCCGGACTAGGCGGAGGAGAAAAATCCATCCAGAAACATAAGAGTCGCGGGAAGCTTACCGCAAGAGAAAGGGTACAAGGACTAATAGATCCGAACACTCCTTTCTTAGAATTCTCCGCGTTGGCAGGGGAAAAGGTTTATGCGGATGATGTTCCTTCCGCAGGGATTGTAACCGGGATCGGAAAAATTTCCGGAACTCCATGTGTGATTGTTGCAAACGATGCTACCGTAAAAGGTGGGACTTATTATCCTCTCACTGTCAAAAAACATATCCGTGCTCAAGAGATCGCTTTAGAGAATCGTCTTCCTTGTATTTACCTTGTAGATTCCGGTGGGGCATTTCTTCCGATGCAAGACGAAGTGTTTCCTGATAAATGGCATTTCGGTCGGATCTTCTATAACCAAGCAAATCTTTCTAGACTGGGGATCCCTCAAATCTCCATCGTAATGGGAAGTTGTACCGCGGGTGGAGCATATATCCCTGCGATGTCCGACGAATCCGTGATCGTAAAAGGAAACGGAACCATCTTTTTGGGCGGGCCTCCTCTTGTAAAAGCTGCCACAGGAGAGATCGTCACTCCGGAAGAATTGGGCGGAGCTGACGTTCATTGTAGGATTTCAGGCGTGACTGATCATTATGCGGAGAATGATCCGCATGCACTCGAGATCGCAAGACATATAGTTTCCAGTTTAGGCGCTAGAGCGAAGAAGTTAGAAGAACATATCCATTACGAAGAACCTCTTTATCCTGCCGAGGAAATTTACGGGATCATCCAAAAGGACATTCGCAAACCGTACGATGTGCGAGAAGTGATCGCGAGAGTAGTCGACGGCTCTAGGTTCCAAGAATTCAAAAAATATTATGGAACCACCATAGTCACAGGATTCGCGAATATTTACGGAAAAACAGTCGGCATCATCGCAAATAACGGAGTTCTATTCTCCGAAAGTTCCTTGAAGGCCGCTCATTTCATCCAGCTTTGCAACCAAAGAGAGATCCCTTTACTCTTCCTGCAAAATATCACAGGTTTTATGGTAGGGAAGAAGTATGAGAACTCAGGAATAGCAAAAGACGGTGCAAAAATGGTAAATGCGGTCTCTACTTCCGTAGTTCCTAAATACACAGTAGTGATCGGGGGCTCTTACGGAGCTGGAAATTACGGAATGTGCGGCCGTGCATTCGGACCTAGATTCCTATGGATGTGGCCGAACGCTAGGATCTCAGTGATGGGAGGAGAACAGGCGGCGAATGTTCTACTTACAGTGAAGCAGGAACAATTGGAGAAGGAAGGAAAATCCCTCTCTGACGCTGAACAGGCCGAATTTAAGAGACCCATATTAGAAGATTATGATAATCGTTCTTCTTGTATCTATTCTACCGCAAGGCTTTGGGATGATGGGGTTCTGGATCCAGCGCGTACAAGAGAAGTTTTAGGTTTGGCCTTGTATTCCGATCTTTCTCCTAAGGGTATTGAACCTTCCTACGCAATCTTTCGGATGTGA